One Chitinophagales bacterium genomic window carries:
- the pdp gene encoding pyrimidine-nucleoside phosphorylase, whose translation MMLNIIRKKREGKPLTTEEIHYFIDNYTRGSIPDYQAAALLMAICIRGMNKTEVLTLTRAMMYSGITLNLSAIKGTKLDKHSTGGVGDKTTLIVAPILAAAGIPVAKLSGRGLGHTGGTLDKLESISGLRVEMLVDEIIRQVKAIGLAIASQTADLVPADKKLYALRDATATVDSRALIAASIMSKKLAAGADVILLDVKCGNGAFMKTRKEAFSLARLLVEIGNSMERKTVAIVSSMEQPLGTAIGNSLEVAEAVKTLSGQGPADLTELCYYLAATGMVLCGHARTETAAMREVKKIIATGRALNKLKLMVQAQGGNVDQINNPKQLPLARVTEIITSPQDGYIVRIKAEPVGQAAMLLGAGRHKKDDPIDLSAGIVLHKKAGEKVKRGEKIASLFTNDIDTLEVAEKKLLSAYTFGKRKPAATPLILGKVQ comes from the coding sequence ATGATGCTTAATATCATTCGTAAAAAGCGTGAAGGCAAACCCCTTACCACGGAAGAGATTCATTACTTCATTGACAACTATACCCGCGGCAGCATACCTGACTATCAGGCAGCAGCTCTGCTCATGGCTATCTGCATCAGAGGAATGAACAAAACCGAGGTACTCACTCTCACACGGGCTATGATGTACTCAGGGATAACATTAAACCTCTCTGCCATAAAAGGAACTAAGCTGGATAAACACAGCACCGGGGGAGTAGGAGATAAAACCACCTTAATCGTTGCTCCCATTCTTGCGGCTGCGGGCATTCCTGTTGCCAAGCTATCTGGCCGTGGACTTGGACATACCGGTGGAACACTGGATAAACTGGAATCCATATCTGGTCTGCGTGTTGAAATGCTGGTAGATGAAATCATCCGCCAGGTGAAAGCTATTGGCTTGGCCATAGCTTCTCAGACGGCCGACCTGGTACCGGCTGATAAAAAACTGTATGCCCTGCGCGATGCCACCGCAACAGTGGACAGCCGTGCGCTCATTGCCGCCAGCATCATGAGCAAAAAGCTGGCTGCCGGAGCAGATGTCATTCTGCTGGATGTAAAATGCGGCAACGGAGCATTTATGAAAACCCGCAAAGAAGCCTTCTCCCTGGCACGATTGCTGGTGGAAATCGGCAATAGTATGGAACGCAAAACAGTGGCCATTGTATCATCCATGGAACAACCACTTGGAACAGCCATCGGAAACTCTCTTGAAGTGGCCGAAGCCGTTAAAACACTCAGCGGACAAGGTCCTGCTGACCTTACCGAGCTCTGTTATTATCTTGCAGCCACAGGTATGGTATTGTGCGGGCACGCCAGAACGGAAACTGCTGCCATGCGGGAAGTAAAAAAAATAATAGCTACCGGCCGTGCTTTGAACAAACTGAAACTTATGGTGCAGGCTCAAGGGGGCAATGTAGATCAGATCAACAATCCGAAACAACTGCCGCTGGCACGCGTCACCGAAATTATTACCTCTCCCCAGGATGGTTATATCGTTCGCATAAAAGCCGAACCTGTGGGGCAGGCTGCCATGTTGCTGGGAGCAGGCCGCCACAAAAAAGACGACCCCATTGACCTTTCAGCCGGCATCGTGTTGCACAAAAAAGCCGGGGAAAAAGTGAAAAGAGGCGAAAAGATAGCTTCTTTATTTACCAACGACATTGACACACTGGAGGTAGCCGAAAAGAAACTGCTTTCAGCCTATACATTCGGGAAAAGAAAACCTGCGGCTACCCCTTTGATTTTAGGTAAAGTGCAGTAA